The sequence AACGTCGCCCGGCGAAACGATCCCGAGCCCGCCGTGCAGCGCATCGCTAGGATGAACATAAACAGCGACGGTTCCCGTGCTGATCAGCGTCTGCGCGATCTTTTGCCCAATAACCCCCGATTTACCGACGCCCGTAACAACGGTCTTGCCCGCACAATCGTAAAGTAGCGACAACGCCGCCTCAGCCTGCTCAGCATCCAGCGCAGCGGCGGCCCGCTCGATCGCACCGGATTCGAGCCGCAGAACCTCGCGCAATTTGTCAGCGTTGTTTATCACCTCAGGAGCTGCCCGCAACATTGCGAGAATGATAGCACGTCGACAGTCAGAACCGCCTGCGTAAGCGGGCGGCCAGTTCGTCACGATGTGCGAACCCCCCGCCGCTTCCACTCAAACCTGCCTTAAACGAAAGGAACTGACCGCCCGCTTACGCAGGCGGTTCTGACTATTCAACCTTTACGAAGTCCGTCCCCGTCCGTCCGAACGTCTCGGGATGATACATCTCCTCGGCCTTGGCGGGCGGGACAATGAACTGCCCCGGCGTGGTTGCACGGGTGACGTAGGTATAGTTGTAAACACCTTCCCACAGGAGCGACGCGAACGCCTCGGCACGCTCGTCGCGGAAGTTCTGGTGCTCGAACCAATACTGGCGCCACCACCACCAGCCGTGGCCGAAGGACGGCGAACCGTATTCGATAACGGACGTATTGCCGCCTTGATCCGCCGGTATCGATTCAGTAACCGCAAGGCCCGGATTGAGCACCTCAAGCCCCGCGGGCAGCGGATCGACGAGAGCGACGTGATAACGACGTGCCTGTGCGACCATCGTCAGCCGCACGCGAACGCGAGCGCCCGACTTGATCGTCCACGAGCCGTCGGCGTTTTGCTTAACGTCGTCCTTGTTGTCAACAGCCTCGTACTTACGCAGCACCGTAAAGCCGTAATCTGCCGGTTCGAGCTTCAGATTCTTTGGAGCGTACTTCATACCGATGCGGTAGTAGAGACGCCCTGCACCTTGCCGGTCGATGATGAGATTCGAAGTGCCGCCCTGATCGACGAGATACGACATCGGTATGTCGAGTTGTTTCGAATCGACCGAACGGCCCTTGAACGCCTCCTCGCCGGCATACGTGTTGCCGAGCCATACGCGCGTCACAAAGTCGGGCGTAACCTTCTCGTAGGCGTTGAAATACTTGTCCATCGCCAGCAGAATGAACACATTCTCCTGCGTATTCGACCATGCACCCGATTTCCGATGAGCAAGCAGGCCGCGGACGAGCTTCGGAATGAGATCGTTCTTAACGTCCGCCTTTATCAACGCTTCGAGTAGCACGCCGTCAGCACGGCGGTTCGACGCCATGATGAGCCATGCGCCGTCGCGATAGTCCGTCACAAAGTTCGCTGTCGCCGCTGTCTCGGATGTGCGGTTCATCAGGTGACGGATGATCGCCTGGACCTCGGTTTGTGAATTTGCATCGCCGGCAAGGACCGACAATATCCAGCCGAGGGCCTCGAATGGAGCTTTGTCGAAATTGCCCTGCTCAGCAACGTCTGCGCCGACCGCTTTGCCGCCCCGCATTTCTGTTAGCAGCTTCTTGGCCTTGGCTACGTCCTTGTCGCCCATCAGATCGCGTATGTATAGGGCGTAGGCTGAGATCGTCCAGCGGACCTCGATGGAATTCTTGTACCAACTGTCAAAATGCTTCTCGACGTCCTTCATATAAGGCTTCGTCTTGTTGAGCATCTCGTCCGGCACCTTGTAGCCTTTCTGCTTGGCCAACGCCAGAGCGTGGGCGACATGGATCGTGAGGAACGGATATTCGTATCGCTCCTTAGCCTTAGTCCACAGCCCAAAGCTACCGTCGTCCCGTTGTCGTGACTTTAATATCTCGACATCGCGGGCGAACCGAGCGTTCAGCTCCTCAGCCGTCGGCATGTCCTTGGCCTTGAAAGCGCTCAACACGTCACGCAGTGCGGCAGTCGAGATCATTCGCGACGAGATCTGCTCAGAGCACTCGTAGCGATAGCGCGCGAGATAGATGAACGCATCGGTCAGTTCCTGCAGCTGCGTCGATGAGGTCGTCACCTCAAGCCCGCCGAATTGCGGGAACACCTCGCCCGGCGTCTGCACAGGCTGGACGATCGCGCCATTCTGATCAGTCGTCCCGTACGTCGCGAACGCCTCGGTCGTCGCCGGCGTCCATACAGGCAGCGATATCTCAGCGGCGTCAGAGAACGAGCCGCTCGACGCCACAAACTGGAACCGCGCCGTTCCGGCCTTATCGGTCGTCACCGGAAATCTAACTTCGGCGCGATCATTCGCTTTAACAACAACTCGCTTCCCCGACTGGACGGCAGGCGTCCCGCCTGCACCAACGCTCGCATCCACGAACCGCGCATTTGAAATACGCATCGCGATATCGACCGCCATATCCTTATCGGTCTGGTTCTGCACGACAACCGGAATATCCGCCTTGTCGCCGAAGTTCAAAAACCTAGGAGCACTCGGCCGCACCATCAGCGGTTGTTTGGCCGTGATGTTCGATTCCGTCTTGCCGAAACGCTTGCCCGTATCGACCGAAACGGCCGTGATGCGATATCGCGTCAGATTGTCCGGCAGTTTGAGATCGACGACCGCACGCCCGCTCGAATCGGTCCTGACGGTCGGCGACCACAATGCGAGGGCGTTGAAGTTTTGCCGTAAGTTGATCGGCGTGCCGGGCTGCTGCTGCCGTTCGTCGTCGGCTTCCAACGCGGCAAAATCTCTACGTTCGCCTTTAGGACTCGGCGCAGCCGATTTCTGCATTGCTCGCCCGTTCGCCAGGCCTCCCGAGATCGTGACCATTTCACTCACGGCTCCGTCCGCCGTAGCCGACGGAGGCGGTGGCGGCGGATTCTTAACGTCCTTAGGATTGCCAAGCAGCACATCCTTCCTCAAATGATAATCCGCGACACCATCGCCACGCTGCGTATAAAACACGCCCATCGGATCGGCGATCGAATATCGCGACAATGCAAGCACGCTCTCGTCAACGATCACTACCGCGACCTCGCTGTTAGCGACCGGTTCACCTCGATGATCGGTGACGGCGACGTTGACCTTTGTCGAGCCGCCGGGCGCGAGCGTCTTATCGACCGGATCGGCCGTGACCGTTAGCTTTCGCGAGGCGGTCGAGATAGAGAGGTTGATATTCCCGCTCGCGAACGCAGGCCGTTTGGCCAGCTTCGCGTCGGTCTCACCCTTGTCGTTGGTGCGCACGGCGGCGCCGACCAGATCGACCTGTGCCGTGATATTCGGCAGGTATTTCTCCTCAAGCGGCACCTTCAGCGTGATCGACGAATCCTTCATCGTAAAGCGCTCGGTCTTGACGATGCCGTCACGCCGCAGCGTCAGCACGCCCTCCGCCGGAGTGCGGACACTCTTGTCCCCCTCACCGACCGCAAACGGCGAGATCACCAGTAACTCGGCAACGTCCCCCGGCGCGTAATCCTTTTTGGACGGGATCAACTGGACCTCTTCCTGCTCGACGTTTCGCTTCGGCGGCGTCTTGCCGCCCGGCACCCAAACGGTGAACTCGCTCTCGTTAAACCGCTCGCGATCATCCATTACGGTCGCGGTTATCGTATAACGGCCGCCGTTCTTGGCTGTAAAAGTGCAGGTGGACGGAGTGAACTCAGTGGACTTAATGGAGCAGTTCTGCTCATCCACGGTAACCTCTTTCCATGAGCCTTTATCGAATGTCCAATCCTTCAGAACGGCCTTGATCTCGGCGTCGCGGCCGGCGATCAGCTTGCCGTCGAGGTCGCTGACGATCGATTCGACGACGATCTTCTCGCCCTTTTGAACAAATGTGCGCGGCGTCTTGATACCGATGTAGAGATTCGACGGATGCACGAGCAGCGACGTCTGGCCCGCCCACGTTTGGCGATTCACGTCCTGCACCGCAGCCGAGGCCGTGATCGCGTACGGGCGCGGCGGCTTGACCGATTCAAAATCGACCTTTAGCAGATGCTTGCCGCTGGCGTCGGTCACGCCCTTGAACGTCTGCGACGATCTGCCGCCATAACCGCGTCCGTAGCCGTAATCCTCATAACCGTGACGGCCCCACCACGGCGTCCATGTGCCGAACGTAAAATCATCACGGTTCGGCGGCGTGTAATTCGTCGCCGTGGCCGTAACGGTCCAGTTAGTCTCGGCGTTCGCGAGGCCGCCGCCGGCGTAGTATTTTGCCTCGACGGACAACATTGCGTTGCCGCCTACGAAGTGCGGAGCCTCGGTCTCGACCTTGGCTGAAACCTCGAATTCCGGCCGACGAAATTCCTGTATCTGGAACTGATGTTGATACGTCGTCCCGCCCAGGCTGGAGCTTGTCGAAAGATCGATCCTCGCGTATCCAAGATTCGCGTTATCGGGCAGCGTGAATTTGAAGTCGAACGCGCCAAAGGCGTTCAGATCGCCCGTGCCCTTTGCGATCTCGTTGTTTCGCGGGTCTTTTGCCGACCAGGTGAAGCCGCTTGCAGCATCGGCCAGCCCCTCAACATCGCCGAGCTTGCCGCCCGTGATCTTGCGGATATAGCCTTTTACGGCGACCTCTTCCTTGGGCTTATACATCTTACGGTCGTCAAAGACGAACCAGCGCAAGTGATCGTAAGTGGGCTTTTTGTACCAGTTACCGCTGTCCTGCCAATAGTAATCGGTGTTCTCGGGCAGGAACGCGACATCCTTACCGCGCTTGGCGATCAGCAGATTCTGCATCTCGGGAGCCTGGTCGGGCAGCGAAAGTCGAAGTATGCCATTCTCGCCCGTCGTGTTCGCCTGGGCCTCGGCGACGGTCTCGGTATCTAGTACCGAACCATCCGGTTCGACCGCCTCGACCTCATTGTTCGGCCCGCCGCTGCCAAAGCTCGTGATCCAGTTCCAAGCCCTCTCAAAAATGCCTGGCTCGGGCGTCTCAGCGACGCTGACGGCCTTTCCGTTCGGAAAGATCGACAGTTCAACGCCAGACAGCGGCCTGCCCGTCTTCAGTTCGGTCGCAAATCCGACAAGCTCCGTATTATCAACAAATGCGTCCAATCCGATCTGTGTCGCCTGAAGCCAGGTAAAGATCCGCGTGCGGTCATATTTGTCGCGGCGAACGGTCGGTTCGATATCGATTATGACGTTACCAAAGCCGCCGTTGAGCGCCTTTGACACGTCGATGCGCGTTTCGACCATTTCGTCGGGCTTTGTGGCGATCGGCACCGTGTCGTCCGAAACTAGACGACCAGGTATTGCCGGCCGCTTGCCGTCGTCATAGTTTATCCGCCGCACGTAGTTCTGAAACTGCTGCCAATCCTTTGGCTGGACGGCGTAAAGCCGCACTTTGACGCTGTTGTGATTTGTCGAATAGATCGAGAAAGCGGGTCGCGAGTTCGGGTCGAGAACGGTCATAAAGCCGCCCTGCGCGTATAGATTCTGGTCAGCCTGGCCCACCTTGAACGTCGCGGTCGCGCTCGATCCGAGAGATTGCCCGAAAATGTCCGAGAGCGTGCTGTCAACCGTTACTTTGTAGCTTGTCCGGCCCTTTTTATAGCCCTGGATATAGACATAACCGCCTGAAGGATAGATATTCAGGCCCTCGACCGCAGGCTCGATCTTGACCATTTCCTTCGTGAACTTCGACGAGTCGATCGAGTTGTTAAACTCCATCATCCACGTGTCGAACGGCGAACATTTCTTCGAACCGCGGTAGTTGCAAAAGCCGCCGTTGAACTTCATCGGGCTGTAGGTATTGAAGCTGTACGTTTGCGCCTTCTGCGTCGTCAGCGGCCCTTCGGCAGACGGAGTTCCCTTGTCAACATTGACAACGATCGATGAAGCCGCGGGAAGCGCATTTTCGGTCGAACCGTCGGGATTTACTGCTCTAAACGCAAGCCAACGCCGCGGCTGCGCGGCCTTTGAGTAATACGAAATGCTGCCATCGCGGTCGACCTCTTCCTGCGTGGCCAAGCGGACCTGCAGGCGTTTGCCGCCGCCGGTCACGACCATCGTCTGCAGCACGGCCTCAGGGTTTATCTCCTGATCGAACAACACGAACATCAATGCGTCGCGTCGCGTGATCTGGTTCTGCGGGATCATTTGCTCGACCTTTGGCGGCGGCGTGGTGAAGGTCCAAACGACGTCTTTTGCGAGAGTTTGGCCGGTAGCCGACTTGGTTCCGGCGGGAACGCGGGCCGTGAACTTTGTTGCCATCGGAAAGCGCTTTGTGGTGTCGAACATCAGCGTCTTTGTCCCCAGCCAACGCCAGCGGCCCTCGACCTGCGG is a genomic window of Chloracidobacterium sp. containing:
- a CDS encoding Ig-like domain-containing protein is translated as MRKAISYLLVITTYLSFISQAAIPAGGQVIGKAMEQRLKDVPDGLKFRLSEGVEGAETREKQQLPSTDPLSQSDTGGLLKRVPDIKTDKDDKTEFAKRIGTLPAPKTGQKIPVKFPSDEMRAAPNVDNSGALQVIRWSPEGEVPLAPDLSVTFSQPMVAVTSQDEAAKYAPVELTPQVEGRWRWLGTKTLMFDTTKRFPMATKFTARVPAGTKSATGQTLAKDVVWTFTTPPPKVEQMIPQNQITRRDALMFVLFDQEINPEAVLQTMVVTGGGKRLQVRLATQEEVDRDGSISYYSKAAQPRRWLAFRAVNPDGSTENALPAASSIVVNVDKGTPSAEGPLTTQKAQTYSFNTYSPMKFNGGFCNYRGSKKCSPFDTWMMEFNNSIDSSKFTKEMVKIEPAVEGLNIYPSGGYVYIQGYKKGRTSYKVTVDSTLSDIFGQSLGSSATATFKVGQADQNLYAQGGFMTVLDPNSRPAFSIYSTNHNSVKVRLYAVQPKDWQQFQNYVRRINYDDGKRPAIPGRLVSDDTVPIATKPDEMVETRIDVSKALNGGFGNVIIDIEPTVRRDKYDRTRIFTWLQATQIGLDAFVDNTELVGFATELKTGRPLSGVELSIFPNGKAVSVAETPEPGIFERAWNWITSFGSGGPNNEVEAVEPDGSVLDTETVAEAQANTTGENGILRLSLPDQAPEMQNLLIAKRGKDVAFLPENTDYYWQDSGNWYKKPTYDHLRWFVFDDRKMYKPKEEVAVKGYIRKITGGKLGDVEGLADAASGFTWSAKDPRNNEIAKGTGDLNAFGAFDFKFTLPDNANLGYARIDLSTSSSLGGTTYQHQFQIQEFRRPEFEVSAKVETEAPHFVGGNAMLSVEAKYYAGGGLANAETNWTVTATATNYTPPNRDDFTFGTWTPWWGRHGYEDYGYGRGYGGRSSQTFKGVTDASGKHLLKVDFESVKPPRPYAITASAAVQDVNRQTWAGQTSLLVHPSNLYIGIKTPRTFVQKGEKIVVESIVSDLDGKLIAGRDAEIKAVLKDWTFDKGSWKEVTVDEQNCSIKSTEFTPSTCTFTAKNGGRYTITATVMDDRERFNESEFTVWVPGGKTPPKRNVEQEEVQLIPSKKDYAPGDVAELLVISPFAVGEGDKSVRTPAEGVLTLRRDGIVKTERFTMKDSSITLKVPLEEKYLPNITAQVDLVGAAVRTNDKGETDAKLAKRPAFASGNINLSISTASRKLTVTADPVDKTLAPGGSTKVNVAVTDHRGEPVANSEVAVVIVDESVLALSRYSIADPMGVFYTQRGDGVADYHLRKDVLLGNPKDVKNPPPPPPSATADGAVSEMVTISGGLANGRAMQKSAAPSPKGERRDFAALEADDERQQQPGTPINLRQNFNALALWSPTVRTDSSGRAVVDLKLPDNLTRYRITAVSVDTGKRFGKTESNITAKQPLMVRPSAPRFLNFGDKADIPVVVQNQTDKDMAVDIAMRISNARFVDASVGAGGTPAVQSGKRVVVKANDRAEVRFPVTTDKAGTARFQFVASSGSFSDAAEISLPVWTPATTEAFATYGTTDQNGAIVQPVQTPGEVFPQFGGLEVTTSSTQLQELTDAFIYLARYRYECSEQISSRMISTAALRDVLSAFKAKDMPTAEELNARFARDVEILKSRQRDDGSFGLWTKAKERYEYPFLTIHVAHALALAKQKGYKVPDEMLNKTKPYMKDVEKHFDSWYKNSIEVRWTISAYALYIRDLMGDKDVAKAKKLLTEMRGGKAVGADVAEQGNFDKAPFEALGWILSVLAGDANSQTEVQAIIRHLMNRTSETAATANFVTDYRDGAWLIMASNRRADGVLLEALIKADVKNDLIPKLVRGLLAHRKSGAWSNTQENVFILLAMDKYFNAYEKVTPDFVTRVWLGNTYAGEEAFKGRSVDSKQLDIPMSYLVDQGGTSNLIIDRQGAGRLYYRIGMKYAPKNLKLEPADYGFTVLRKYEAVDNKDDVKQNADGSWTIKSGARVRVRLTMVAQARRYHVALVDPLPAGLEVLNPGLAVTESIPADQGGNTSVIEYGSPSFGHGWWWWRQYWFEHQNFRDERAEAFASLLWEGVYNYTYVTRATTPGQFIVPPAKAEEMYHPETFGRTGTDFVKVE